In the genome of Pseudomonas sp. P5_109, one region contains:
- a CDS encoding extracellular solute-binding protein, with the protein MKPIRTLLLQASGLLFAGLACAAPQHAVTLYNEPPKYPADFKHFDYVNPDAPKGGIFRQAGFGGFDSLNPFISKGVPADDIGMIYDTLAKQGLDEPFTEYGLIARLIEKAPDNGWVRFYLRPEARFHDGHPIRAEDVVFSFQMLTKDGAPMYRGYYSDVEEVVAEDPLTVLFKFKHTNNRELPLILGQLPVLPKHWWADRDFNKGNLEIPLGSGPYKVSEVKAGRSVRYERVKDYWGKDLPVNRGFYNFDVMTTDYYRDNTVALEALKAGQFDYWLEMTAKNWANAYNIPAVTEGRLVKEQIPNGNPTGMQGFVFNLRRPVFQDVRVRQALSLLLDFEWTNKQLFNGAYARTRSYFENSEMAATGLPDAEQVAILEPFRSKLPPQVFSEAFQNPATDGSGMIRAQQRQAYQLLQEAGWRIVDDKMVDAKGKPVVIEFLLAQTEFERVLLPFKRNLSDLGIDLVIRRVDVSQYINRVRSRDFDMIVGSFPQSNSPGNEQREFWMSAAADKPGSRNSMGLKDPVVDQLVEQLINADSRKSLVAHARALDRVLQWGYYVIPNWHIKTWRVAYWNHIGHPKVSPKYDIGTATWWIKPDIKPAIEVETTLQADPAGTE; encoded by the coding sequence ATGAAACCCATCCGCACCCTGCTCCTGCAGGCCAGCGGCCTGTTGTTCGCCGGGCTGGCCTGCGCCGCCCCGCAACATGCCGTGACCCTGTACAACGAGCCGCCGAAATACCCGGCCGATTTCAAACACTTCGATTACGTCAATCCCGACGCGCCCAAGGGCGGAATCTTCCGCCAGGCCGGTTTCGGCGGCTTCGACAGCCTCAACCCGTTCATCAGCAAGGGTGTGCCGGCGGACGATATCGGCATGATCTACGACACCCTGGCCAAACAGGGCCTGGATGAACCGTTCACCGAGTACGGCCTGATCGCCCGCCTGATCGAAAAAGCCCCGGACAACGGCTGGGTACGTTTCTACCTGCGCCCGGAAGCACGCTTCCACGACGGCCACCCGATACGCGCCGAAGACGTCGTGTTCAGCTTCCAGATGCTGACCAAGGACGGCGCCCCGATGTACCGCGGCTACTACAGCGACGTGGAAGAAGTGGTCGCCGAAGACCCATTGACCGTGCTGTTCAAGTTCAAGCACACCAACAACCGCGAGCTGCCGCTGATTCTCGGCCAGCTGCCGGTGCTGCCCAAGCATTGGTGGGCCGACCGCGACTTCAACAAGGGCAACCTGGAAATCCCCCTGGGCAGCGGCCCGTACAAGGTCAGCGAAGTGAAGGCCGGGCGCTCGGTGCGTTACGAGCGGGTCAAGGATTACTGGGGCAAGGACCTGCCGGTCAATCGGGGTTTCTACAACTTCGACGTGATGACCACCGATTATTACCGCGACAACACCGTCGCCCTGGAAGCGCTCAAGGCCGGGCAGTTCGACTACTGGCTGGAAATGACCGCGAAGAACTGGGCCAACGCCTACAACATCCCGGCGGTCACCGAAGGTCGACTGGTCAAGGAACAGATTCCCAACGGCAATCCGACCGGCATGCAAGGCTTCGTGTTCAACCTGCGCCGCCCGGTGTTCCAGGACGTACGCGTGCGTCAGGCGCTGTCGCTGCTGCTGGACTTCGAATGGACCAACAAGCAACTGTTCAACGGCGCCTACGCGCGCACCCGCAGTTACTTCGAGAACTCGGAAATGGCCGCCACCGGCCTGCCCGATGCCGAACAAGTGGCGATCCTCGAGCCGTTCCGCAGCAAGCTGCCGCCGCAGGTGTTCAGCGAAGCCTTCCAGAACCCGGCCACCGACGGCAGCGGCATGATCCGCGCCCAGCAACGACAAGCCTATCAACTGTTGCAGGAGGCCGGCTGGCGCATCGTCGATGACAAAATGGTCGACGCCAAGGGCAAGCCGGTGGTCATCGAATTCCTGCTGGCCCAGACTGAGTTCGAACGGGTGCTGCTGCCGTTCAAGCGCAACCTGAGCGACCTGGGCATCGACCTGGTGATCCGCCGGGTCGACGTCTCGCAATACATCAACCGCGTGCGCTCCCGAGACTTCGACATGATCGTCGGCAGCTTCCCGCAGTCCAACTCGCCGGGCAACGAACAACGGGAGTTCTGGATGTCGGCCGCCGCCGACAAACCCGGCAGCCGCAACTCCATGGGCCTGAAGGATCCGGTGGTCGACCAACTGGTCGAACAACTGATCAACGCCGATTCGCGCAAAAGCCTGGTGGCCCATGCCCGTGCGCTGGACCGCGTTCTGCAATGGGGCTATTACGTAATACCCAACTGGCACATCAAGACCTGGCGCGTGGCGTACTGGAACCACATCGGCCATCCAAAGGTCTCGCCCAAATACGACATCGGCACGGCCACCTGGTGGATCAAGCCCGATATCAAGCCGGCAATAGAAGTCGAAACTACACTGCAGGCCGATCCTGCGGGCACGGAGTAA
- a CDS encoding extracellular solute-binding protein → MPLLLISLALSSTASATISESHGYAQFGTLKYPARFTHFDWVNPQAPKGGTLRVMAFGTFDTLNPYTFKGTSPVTTPSFLQYGINELNEPLMVGTGQYAPSGDEPASSYGLIARSVEYSENRSWVVFNLRPEARFHDGTPITAYDVAFSYRTLLKEGHPLYRTSLQEVSRVDILNPLRIRFVLKRAGNPLLILRLGEMPVLAQHYWKGRDFKATTFEPPLGSGPYRITSVTPGRQIVFERVKDYWGKDLAVNRGKYNFDRMEVEFYRDSDVAFEAFKAGEFDIYIEHQAKNWDSGYNFPAIRRGDVIKAQIPHQIPTQTQGLFMNSRRPAFSDVRVREALGLMFNFEWTNRTLFGGAYQRAMSYYPNSEFSAAGLPVGHEWLLLKPYREQLPPRLFTEPFSLPQTDGRGIPRETLRKALGLLAEAGWKLNGQRLQNAAGQPLRLELLLVNPNLERILQPYVETLASIGIDARLRTVDRAQYKQRLDQFDFDMILMTLNQTLSPGLEQWQYFHSSQAGVKGSKNYAGIANPVVDHLLEQLLAAQTRDEQVAAGKALDRVLLWQHYIVPNWYLNNHRLAYRNRLAFVTTPPYTLGLNAWWLKSSEKDR, encoded by the coding sequence CTGCCCCTGCTCCTGATCAGCCTGGCCTTGAGCTCCACCGCAAGCGCGACGATCAGCGAAAGCCATGGTTATGCGCAGTTCGGCACGCTCAAGTACCCGGCCCGATTTACCCACTTCGACTGGGTCAACCCGCAAGCGCCCAAGGGCGGCACATTGCGGGTCATGGCATTTGGCACCTTCGATACGCTCAATCCCTACACCTTCAAGGGCACCAGCCCGGTCACCACACCCAGTTTCCTGCAATACGGCATCAACGAGCTCAACGAGCCGCTGATGGTCGGCACCGGGCAGTACGCCCCCTCGGGTGATGAGCCCGCATCGAGTTATGGCCTGATCGCCCGGTCGGTCGAATACAGCGAGAACCGCAGCTGGGTGGTGTTCAACCTGCGTCCCGAGGCGCGCTTCCATGACGGCACGCCGATCACCGCCTACGACGTCGCGTTCTCCTACCGCACACTGCTCAAGGAGGGCCATCCGCTGTACCGCACCAGCCTTCAGGAAGTGTCGCGGGTGGACATCCTCAACCCGCTGCGAATCCGTTTCGTGCTCAAGCGCGCCGGCAATCCGCTGCTGATCCTGCGCCTGGGCGAAATGCCGGTGCTGGCGCAGCATTACTGGAAAGGTCGCGACTTCAAGGCCACCACCTTCGAACCGCCGCTGGGCAGCGGACCGTATCGCATCACCTCGGTCACGCCGGGGCGGCAGATCGTCTTCGAACGGGTCAAGGATTACTGGGGCAAGGACCTGGCGGTCAATCGCGGCAAGTACAACTTCGACCGCATGGAAGTCGAGTTCTACCGCGACAGCGACGTGGCGTTCGAGGCGTTCAAGGCCGGTGAGTTCGATATCTATATCGAGCATCAGGCGAAGAATTGGGACAGCGGCTACAACTTCCCCGCCATACGCCGCGGTGACGTGATCAAGGCGCAGATTCCCCATCAGATCCCGACCCAGACCCAGGGTCTGTTCATGAACAGCCGTCGCCCGGCATTCTCGGACGTCAGGGTCCGTGAAGCACTCGGGCTGATGTTCAATTTTGAATGGACCAACCGCACGCTGTTCGGCGGCGCCTACCAACGCGCCATGAGCTATTACCCCAACAGCGAATTCTCGGCCGCTGGTTTACCGGTCGGGCACGAATGGCTGTTGCTCAAGCCCTATCGCGAGCAATTGCCGCCCAGGCTCTTTACCGAACCGTTCAGCCTGCCGCAGACCGACGGCCGCGGCATCCCCCGGGAGACCTTGCGCAAAGCCCTCGGCCTGCTCGCCGAAGCCGGCTGGAAGCTCAACGGCCAGCGTCTGCAAAACGCCGCCGGGCAACCCTTACGGCTGGAGTTGCTGCTGGTCAACCCGAACCTGGAACGCATCCTCCAGCCTTACGTCGAGACCCTAGCCAGCATCGGTATCGATGCGCGGCTGCGCACGGTCGATCGCGCCCAATACAAGCAACGCCTCGACCAGTTCGATTTCGACATGATTCTGATGACCCTCAACCAGACGCTCAGCCCGGGCCTGGAACAGTGGCAGTACTTTCACTCCAGCCAGGCCGGGGTCAAGGGCAGCAAGAACTACGCCGGTATCGCCAACCCCGTGGTCGACCATCTGCTCGAACAGTTACTGGCCGCCCAGACCCGCGATGAGCAAGTCGCCGCCGGCAAGGCCCTCGACCGCGTGCTGCTGTGGCAGCACTACATCGTGCCCAACTGGTACCTCAATAATCACCGCCTGGCGTACCGCAACCGGCTCGCCTTCGTCACCACGCCGCCCTACACCCTGGGCCTGAATGCGTGGTGGCTGAAATCTTCGGAGAAAGATCGATGA
- a CDS encoding LysM peptidoglycan-binding domain-containing protein, translating to MSSPIRKAISSDALTRLAQAIAVAVSATLAGCSSHAPQTDAAHTPNIAARAKQKPIWLSEKPSPQIPQDVWERMRQGFQLQDGLGVNPRIEQQRLWFASNPSFLENAGERGSLYIHYIVERLEERNMPLELALLPVIESAYNPMAYSRADAVGLWQFIPSTGRYFNLRQTRFYDGRRDITASTTAALDYLTRLHDMFNGDWMLALAAYNAGEGTVSRAIERNERLGLPTDYWNLPLPSETQAYVPKLLALSQVVMAPEAYGVNLNPIANEPYFQVVEINQRMDLSKVAEVANIDEDELFQLNPAFKQRTTIDGPQHLLVPTSKAQLLTSSLQTMRPEELISKKSLKPVFEGASDTQVASVKRSYRVKRGDSLGSIAKANDVDVKDLQRWNKLSGKNLKPGQTLVMQDNSKRSSGRVNTVIAANSKKQQQTKYKVQQGDSLYIVAKRFNVEMQHLKRWNPRVGQALKPGQMLTVANPH from the coding sequence ATGTCGTCACCTATTCGCAAAGCCATCAGTTCAGACGCATTGACCCGCTTGGCTCAAGCCATCGCGGTGGCTGTGTCCGCCACCCTGGCGGGCTGTTCCAGCCATGCGCCGCAGACCGATGCGGCGCATACGCCGAACATCGCCGCGCGCGCCAAGCAGAAGCCGATCTGGCTCAGCGAAAAACCCAGCCCGCAAATTCCGCAGGACGTCTGGGAGCGCATGCGCCAGGGCTTCCAGTTGCAGGACGGGCTGGGCGTCAACCCGCGCATCGAGCAACAGCGCCTGTGGTTCGCCAGCAACCCATCCTTCCTGGAAAACGCCGGCGAGCGCGGCAGCCTCTACATTCACTACATCGTCGAGCGCCTTGAAGAGCGCAACATGCCGCTGGAACTGGCCCTGCTGCCAGTGATTGAAAGTGCCTACAACCCGATGGCCTACTCCCGGGCCGACGCGGTGGGCCTTTGGCAATTCATCCCGTCCACCGGGCGTTACTTCAACCTGCGTCAAACCCGTTTTTATGATGGCCGTCGCGATATCACCGCGTCGACCACCGCCGCGCTGGATTACCTGACCCGCCTGCACGACATGTTCAACGGCGACTGGATGCTGGCCCTGGCGGCCTACAACGCCGGCGAAGGCACCGTCAGCCGGGCCATCGAGCGCAACGAGCGCCTCGGCCTGCCGACCGACTACTGGAACCTGCCGCTGCCCTCCGAAACCCAAGCCTACGTGCCGAAGCTGTTGGCACTGTCGCAAGTGGTGATGGCGCCGGAAGCCTACGGCGTGAACCTCAACCCGATCGCCAACGAACCCTACTTCCAGGTCGTCGAAATCAACCAGCGCATGGACCTGTCCAAGGTCGCTGAAGTGGCCAACATCGACGAAGACGAACTGTTCCAGCTCAACCCGGCCTTCAAGCAGCGCACGACCATCGACGGTCCGCAACACCTGCTGGTGCCGACTTCCAAGGCGCAACTGCTGACCAGCAGTCTGCAGACCATGCGTCCTGAAGAGCTGATCAGCAAGAAATCACTCAAGCCGGTCTTCGAAGGCGCCAGCGACACCCAGGTCGCCAGCGTCAAGCGTTCCTACCGGGTCAAACGGGGTGACAGCCTCGGCTCCATCGCCAAGGCCAACGACGTTGACGTCAAGGACCTGCAACGCTGGAACAAACTGTCCGGCAAGAACCTCAAGCCTGGCCAGACCCTGGTCATGCAGGACAACAGCAAGCGCAGTTCCGGACGCGTCAACACCGTGATCGCAGCGAACAGCAAGAAGCAGCAGCAGACCAAGTACAAGGTCCAGCAAGGCGACTCGCTGTACATCGTGGCCAAGCGCTTCAACGTCGAGATGCAGCACCTCAAGCGCTGGAACCCGCGTGTCGGTCAGGCGCTCAAGCCTGGCCAGATGCTCACGGTGGCCAATCCGCATTAA
- the gloB gene encoding hydroxyacylglutathione hydrolase: MIQITALPAFTDNYIWLLQDHTSKCCAVVDPGDAAPVQAWLAANPGWVLSDILITHHHHDHVGGVEWLKKATNAKVYGPASEKIPARDVALKDNDKVSVLGWDFDIFAVPGHTLGHIAYYHHGLLFCGDTLFAAGCGRLFEGTPQQMYRSLTRLAALPEDTLVYCTHEYTLSNLKFAAAVEPNNPDTAERLAKVTRQRESGIMTLPSTLALEKLTNPFLRSGETSVKEKADERTGTDNLAPDMVFAALRAWKDTF, encoded by the coding sequence ATGATACAGATCACTGCCCTGCCCGCCTTCACCGACAACTACATCTGGTTGTTACAAGACCACACCAGCAAATGCTGCGCGGTGGTGGATCCGGGTGATGCCGCCCCGGTACAAGCCTGGCTCGCGGCCAATCCGGGCTGGGTACTGAGTGATATTTTGATCACTCACCACCATCATGACCACGTCGGCGGCGTCGAATGGCTGAAGAAAGCGACAAACGCGAAAGTCTATGGTCCGGCCAGCGAAAAGATCCCGGCGCGGGACGTCGCGCTCAAGGACAACGACAAGGTCAGCGTGCTCGGCTGGGACTTTGACATCTTCGCAGTCCCAGGCCACACCCTGGGGCATATCGCCTATTACCATCACGGCTTGCTGTTCTGCGGCGACACCTTGTTTGCGGCCGGCTGCGGGCGCTTGTTCGAAGGCACGCCACAGCAAATGTACCGCTCGCTGACTCGCCTCGCGGCATTGCCGGAAGACACGCTGGTCTACTGCACCCACGAATACACCCTGAGCAACCTGAAGTTCGCGGCAGCCGTCGAACCGAACAATCCGGACACCGCCGAACGCCTGGCCAAAGTCACCCGCCAACGGGAATCCGGGATCATGACGCTGCCGTCGACACTGGCGCTGGAAAAGCTCACAAACCCGTTTTTGCGCTCCGGTGAAACATCCGTTAAAGAAAAAGCGGACGAACGGACCGGCACCGATAACTTGGCGCCCGATATGGTTTTTGCTGCGCTTCGCGCTTGGAAAGACACGTTCTAA